A window of the Dyadobacter pollutisoli genome harbors these coding sequences:
- a CDS encoding RagB/SusD family nutrient uptake outer membrane protein codes for MKNLLKYTVLTLVTLTLSVTSCTDDLDVAPPDKLSTSIFWKSEADADLALTGLYNFLYAPGGGYATSQYQVFAWDNFSDDSYGQYNYGGGTSALSSGITPQSGDFVYSYYANNYKAIAAINSFLTNVDKVLKGDKLSRYQGEAYFLRAFNYFWLAQLYGNVIITTDDPFAVDFKSARAKSEKAEVLKLIEEDLGKAIASLPDNAYKDGHAMKSTAQGYLVRVLLYQKKYAEAAAMAKQIIDGKKYSLFSSYEGNFFKPAQNSSPEIMFSVKYLQPNLLHQDVALGVSLQRWKGELGTQDLIDEYEAIDGKDIATSAVYDRTKPFEKRDPRMRLTFFFPGDTKAQGWPFTGDLSVATPGKDSWTNGFYAVKKWLDPSLVNPDYGAIDEQDFVLLRYADILLMYAEAENEAKGPANAIPAVNEVRKRAGMPALAAGLSQTETRDKIRHERRVEFALEGQRYFDLRRWGIATKKLNGFVQNPLAPTVKTKYEDKYEFWPIPQTEIDRNAPMLTQNPGY; via the coding sequence ATGAAAAATTTATTAAAATATACTGTTCTAACGCTGGTAACACTCACTCTGTCGGTTACCTCCTGTACCGACGACCTGGACGTGGCCCCGCCTGACAAACTATCCACGAGTATTTTCTGGAAGTCAGAGGCGGATGCAGATCTTGCATTGACCGGACTTTACAACTTTTTGTATGCTCCCGGTGGTGGCTACGCGACTTCGCAGTACCAGGTATTTGCCTGGGACAATTTCAGTGATGACTCGTACGGCCAGTACAACTATGGCGGCGGTACCAGCGCTCTTTCGTCCGGTATCACGCCGCAGTCAGGGGATTTTGTGTATAGCTATTATGCCAATAATTACAAGGCAATAGCAGCGATCAATTCTTTTCTGACCAATGTGGACAAGGTTTTGAAAGGCGATAAATTGAGCCGGTACCAGGGAGAAGCGTATTTTTTGCGGGCATTCAACTACTTCTGGCTGGCGCAGCTGTACGGAAATGTAATTATCACCACTGACGATCCGTTTGCGGTAGATTTCAAGTCGGCCAGGGCTAAATCCGAAAAGGCGGAAGTGTTGAAACTGATCGAAGAAGATCTTGGGAAAGCCATCGCATCGTTGCCGGACAATGCTTATAAGGACGGACATGCCATGAAAAGTACTGCCCAGGGTTACCTGGTAAGGGTGTTATTATATCAGAAAAAATATGCGGAAGCCGCAGCTATGGCTAAGCAGATCATCGATGGCAAAAAGTATAGCCTCTTTTCCAGCTACGAAGGCAACTTCTTCAAGCCTGCCCAAAACAGCAGCCCTGAAATCATGTTTTCGGTAAAGTACCTGCAGCCTAACCTGCTGCATCAGGATGTGGCCCTGGGTGTGTCGCTGCAACGCTGGAAAGGCGAGCTGGGAACACAGGACCTGATCGACGAATATGAGGCCATTGACGGTAAGGATATTGCCACTTCGGCGGTGTATGACCGCACCAAACCATTTGAAAAAAGAGACCCGAGAATGCGGCTTACATTCTTTTTTCCGGGTGATACCAAGGCGCAGGGCTGGCCGTTTACAGGCGATCTGTCGGTGGCGACACCAGGTAAGGACAGCTGGACAAATGGCTTTTACGCGGTGAAAAAATGGCTCGATCCAAGTCTTGTGAACCCGGACTACGGCGCCATTGATGAACAAGACTTCGTGCTGCTGCGCTACGCGGATATCCTGCTCATGTACGCAGAAGCGGAAAACGAGGCAAAAGGCCCTGCTAATGCGATTCCGGCTGTGAATGAGGTTAGGAAGAGAGCCGGAATGCCCGCTTTGGCAGCCGGACTTTCCCAGACTGAGACAAGAGACAAGATCCGTCATGAACGGCGCGTGGAGTTTGCGTTGGAGGGTCAGCGTTACTTCGACCTGAGAAGGTGGGGGATCGCTACTAAAAAATTGAATGGGTTCGTGCAAAACCCGCTGGCGCCAACCGTGAAGACCAAGTATGAAGATAAATACGAGTTCTGGCCGATTCCACAAACGGAAATTGACCGTAATGCACCCATGTTGACACAAAACCCGGGTTATTGA
- a CDS encoding alpha/beta fold hydrolase, translating into MGKITVKDGTEIYYKDWGTGQPIVFHHGWPLSGDDWDGQMMFFLNQGFRVIAHDRRGHGRSTQTAVGNDMDTYAADVAELTAALDLKDAIHVGHSTGGGEVIRYVAKYGQGRVAKAVLISAVTPLMVQTENNPEGIPISVFDGIREGTATKRQQFFQDFTIPFYGYNREGAEISQGVRDNWWRQGMMGGIKAHYDCIKAFSETDFTEDLKSVDVPVLILHGEDDQIVPYPLTGAKAIKLLKNGTLISYPGFPHGMPTTEAATINKDLLAFINS; encoded by the coding sequence ATGGGCAAGATCACTGTTAAAGACGGCACTGAAATTTATTACAAGGATTGGGGAACCGGGCAACCGATTGTTTTTCATCACGGATGGCCGCTGTCCGGCGACGATTGGGATGGCCAGATGATGTTTTTCCTGAACCAGGGATTCAGGGTTATCGCGCATGATCGCCGCGGGCATGGAAGATCCACGCAAACGGCCGTTGGAAATGATATGGATACCTATGCAGCCGATGTCGCTGAACTGACAGCTGCGCTCGACTTGAAAGACGCGATTCACGTAGGTCATTCTACTGGTGGCGGGGAAGTGATCCGGTACGTTGCAAAATACGGACAAGGCCGCGTCGCAAAAGCAGTATTGATTAGTGCGGTGACGCCATTAATGGTACAAACCGAAAATAATCCCGAAGGTATACCCATCTCCGTTTTTGATGGCATTCGTGAAGGTACTGCTACCAAACGTCAGCAATTCTTTCAGGATTTCACGATTCCTTTTTACGGATACAACCGTGAAGGGGCCGAAATATCGCAGGGTGTCCGGGATAACTGGTGGCGCCAGGGAATGATGGGCGGAATTAAAGCACATTATGACTGTATCAAGGCTTTTTCGGAAACGGATTTTACCGAGGACCTGAAAAGTGTAGATGTACCGGTACTCATTTTACACGGCGAAGACGACCAGATCGTTCCCTACCCATTGACCGGAGCAAAGGCGATCAAACTATTGAAAAATGGCACATTGATCTCCTACCCTGGTTTTCCGCACGGAATGCCTACCACAGAAGCTGCCACGATCAACAAGGATCTTTTGGCTTTTATCAATTCTTAG
- a CDS encoding TlpA family protein disulfide reductase has product MLSILLIYSLINIGQSNHTATAEIVIPTALCENQDSTAVQLVDPTGAQLTLDDLKKRHAGKILVVDFWASWCGPCREPMPEAKKLIEAMKGKDIAFVYLSIDKDASRWKKASDEEKLDTYAENYLITNQHSARFLKEQNLTFIPRAMIFDKAGRLIIPSGYLGGMDQLEEFTKLADKP; this is encoded by the coding sequence ATGCTATCTATTCTTCTCATTTACAGTTTGATCAATATCGGGCAAAGTAATCACACGGCCACTGCCGAAATCGTAATACCGACCGCGCTGTGTGAAAACCAAGACAGTACAGCCGTCCAACTCGTTGACCCAACAGGTGCTCAGTTGACGCTCGATGATTTAAAAAAGCGACATGCCGGAAAAATACTGGTAGTGGATTTTTGGGCGAGCTGGTGCGGACCCTGCCGTGAACCGATGCCCGAAGCGAAGAAATTGATCGAAGCCATGAAAGGCAAAGACATTGCTTTCGTATACCTCTCGATTGACAAAGACGCCAGCCGATGGAAAAAGGCAAGCGACGAAGAAAAACTCGATACCTACGCAGAAAACTACCTTATCACCAATCAGCATTCAGCCCGGTTTTTGAAAGAGCAAAACCTCACATTTATTCCCCGTGCAATGATTTTCGATAAGGCTGGGCGGCTGATCATACCTAGTGGTTATTTGGGCGGAATGGATCAATTGGAGGAGTTTACTAAGCTTGCGGACAAGCCCTAG
- a CDS encoding DUF7662 domain-containing protein, whose product MNETSKYFPLQVYLKNMVADGRQEIKMSLADISALVGGLPNTAYKHSAYWGNDFNSPTHVQKPAWLSIGLNVIDRDNISLKNRTGTVTFGFAPSNGTSQTQNKQRKTDVWGSAQEQVNLRELSFSDHHSSKEDIKAVMDDFIAKSNPEDRYTSFDYCYNYFRTTKNPNDDLEKSCLVLGFYLSSWGMFRGSSFLFQKSIAYFKPLLAYIAEIDKKIWEIDVNNYTPENMQKIVDIYSGIKKVLIFDNNRDITLVTKILLGVFGFIPAFDQYFQNTFKGIYKDERCSFSKVDVRSLSCIKHFYELNKTEIDQLSSSIYTTDFSTGEKTHICYPKAKIIDMYGFSLRTIKQDV is encoded by the coding sequence ATGAATGAGACAAGTAAGTATTTCCCTTTGCAGGTTTACCTTAAAAATATGGTCGCCGATGGGCGCCAAGAGATTAAGATGTCTTTGGCTGATATTAGCGCTTTGGTGGGAGGTTTACCCAACACAGCATATAAACATTCTGCTTATTGGGGCAATGATTTTAACAGTCCAACTCATGTACAAAAACCAGCCTGGTTATCAATTGGATTGAATGTGATTGATAGAGATAATATTTCTCTTAAAAATAGAACAGGCACCGTCACCTTCGGCTTTGCGCCAAGTAATGGAACATCACAAACTCAAAATAAACAAAGGAAGACCGACGTTTGGGGCAGTGCCCAAGAACAAGTTAACTTGAGAGAGTTAAGCTTTTCTGACCATCACTCATCAAAAGAGGATATCAAAGCCGTGATGGATGATTTTATTGCCAAGTCAAATCCAGAGGATAGATATACATCCTTTGACTATTGTTACAATTATTTCCGAACCACTAAGAACCCGAATGACGATCTGGAAAAAAGCTGCCTGGTTCTAGGATTCTATCTGTCGAGTTGGGGAATGTTTAGAGGTTCGAGTTTTCTTTTTCAGAAAAGCATCGCTTACTTCAAACCTTTACTAGCCTACATAGCAGAAATCGACAAGAAAATTTGGGAAATTGATGTCAACAATTATACTCCGGAAAATATGCAGAAAATTGTAGACATTTATTCAGGAATAAAGAAGGTACTTATTTTTGATAACAACCGTGATATAACACTTGTTACTAAAATTTTATTAGGTGTTTTTGGGTTTATCCCAGCTTTCGATCAGTATTTTCAAAATACATTTAAGGGGATTTACAAAGATGAAAGGTGTTCATTTAGCAAAGTTGACGTTAGGTCTCTATCATGTATCAAGCATTTTTATGAACTAAATAAGACTGAAATTGATCAGTTATCCTCGTCGATTTATACAACCGATTTTTCAACTGGAGAAAAGACACACATTTGTTATCCAAAAGCGAAAATCATAGATATGTATGGATTTTCACTTCGTACAATCAAACAAGATGTTTAA
- a CDS encoding RNA-binding domain-containing protein, producing the protein MTIDRIYKLLKEKEGIRLEFKVARLALPENLFDSVCSMLNREGGDILLGVTDKGEVVGVDPLHIDKVITDLVNLSNNPQKINPPFIVFPRKYLIGDHWIIHIQLPVSSQVHKTLQTIYDRSNEGDFKINDAQQIAEVFNRKRTHYTENTVYPALYFEHFKPELFPKIRNLIRSNNANHPWLALDDTRLLETAGLWRRDFHSGEEGYTQAAALLLGKDEVIRQILPHYKIDALVRIDDTNRYDDRLYIQTNLIDAYEQLMGFVEKHLPDKFYLQADQRISLRTAIFREVVANIIVHREYTNAHPCTFVIGKDNVETENANNPHGQGIIDPNRFTPFPKNPVIAKFFIELGRVDELGSGVLNVTRLSKQYAGRRKAKFIEGNTFKMVIPVLANASDGIIEGVSEGLNEGVSDGVNKGVTMFKEPPVAYLTGNANIPIVTEVVNRLLDDGVNDGEVDGVTIATRMEIIQIMVIVLDKEGLKTIEISKKLQKSMATVERHIKRAKALNLLKFQGSPKSGGYYVTEYFENRLIKND; encoded by the coding sequence ATGACGATAGACAGAATATATAAGCTCCTAAAAGAGAAAGAAGGCATACGCCTTGAATTCAAAGTAGCCAGGTTAGCTCTTCCCGAAAATCTATTTGATTCCGTTTGTTCCATGCTCAATCGTGAGGGCGGCGATATTCTGTTGGGAGTGACAGATAAAGGGGAAGTTGTGGGTGTCGATCCTCTTCATATCGATAAAGTGATTACTGATTTGGTAAATCTTTCCAATAATCCGCAGAAAATAAATCCTCCGTTCATCGTCTTTCCTCGAAAGTACTTGATTGGAGATCACTGGATTATACACATTCAGTTGCCAGTCAGCTCGCAGGTTCATAAGACACTTCAAACTATTTATGATCGAAGTAATGAGGGCGATTTTAAAATAAATGACGCACAACAGATTGCGGAAGTTTTTAATCGGAAAAGAACACACTATACAGAGAACACGGTTTATCCTGCCCTGTACTTTGAACATTTTAAGCCGGAGCTTTTCCCCAAGATCAGAAATCTGATCAGAAGCAACAATGCAAACCATCCCTGGCTTGCATTAGATGACACGCGGCTTTTGGAAACAGCAGGCTTATGGAGACGCGATTTTCACAGTGGTGAGGAAGGCTACACGCAGGCCGCTGCTCTACTGTTGGGGAAAGATGAGGTAATACGTCAAATTCTCCCACATTATAAAATTGATGCATTAGTAAGGATTGACGATACAAATCGGTACGACGATCGGCTTTACATTCAAACCAATCTGATAGATGCCTACGAGCAACTCATGGGTTTTGTGGAAAAACATCTACCTGATAAGTTCTATCTGCAGGCTGATCAGAGGATAAGTCTTCGGACCGCCATTTTCCGCGAAGTTGTAGCAAATATCATTGTGCATCGGGAATACACCAATGCTCATCCATGCACATTTGTGATTGGCAAAGACAATGTGGAAACCGAAAATGCCAATAATCCTCATGGCCAGGGTATAATTGACCCTAACCGCTTTACTCCATTTCCCAAAAACCCAGTAATTGCGAAATTTTTTATCGAGCTCGGACGCGTAGACGAACTAGGCTCGGGTGTGCTAAATGTGACACGGCTTAGCAAGCAATATGCTGGACGAAGAAAGGCTAAGTTCATTGAGGGTAACACGTTCAAAATGGTGATACCAGTTTTGGCGAATGCGAGTGATGGAATAATTGAGGGTGTAAGTGAGGGACTAAATGAGGGTGTAAGTGATGGCGTAAATAAAGGAGTAACTATGTTTAAAGAGCCCCCTGTGGCATATTTAACAGGAAATGCTAATATTCCGATTGTCACTGAGGTTGTCAATCGACTATTGGATGATGGTGTAAATGATGGTGAAGTTGATGGTGTAACGATCGCTACCAGAATGGAAATTATCCAGATAATGGTAATAGTGCTTGATAAGGAAGGTTTGAAAACAATTGAGATTTCGAAAAAACTTCAAAAATCAATGGCAACTGTGGAACGGCACATTAAAAGGGCAAAAGCATTAAATCTATTGAAATTTCAAGGTTCACCAAAAAGTGGTGGCTACTACGTCACAGAATATTTTGAAAATAGGTTAATCAAAAACGATTAA
- a CDS encoding cupin domain-containing protein, which produces METITMKATYPVTIDNGHGERLTFLGREVRDGVEYVQVENQVSPGSGPPMHVHHQQHESLYICEGKMGVQVAGEEPYYLNAGDSATFNSGIAHRFWNAGDTTLHCTGEIWPPHNIEYFLSEIYRSSRENPKGIPAPFDAAYLLWKYKTEFDMLGIPAFVKKVIFPVVLFVGRLRGLDGRFKDAPEAV; this is translated from the coding sequence ATGGAAACCATCACTATGAAAGCGACATATCCCGTTACGATCGACAATGGCCACGGTGAGCGGCTGACATTCTTGGGGCGCGAAGTCCGCGATGGCGTCGAGTATGTGCAAGTTGAGAACCAGGTGAGTCCGGGCTCTGGTCCGCCCATGCATGTGCATCACCAGCAGCACGAGAGTCTGTACATATGTGAAGGCAAAATGGGCGTTCAGGTCGCAGGCGAAGAACCTTATTACCTAAACGCAGGCGATTCTGCCACTTTCAACAGCGGAATCGCGCACCGGTTTTGGAATGCTGGCGACACAACGCTCCATTGCACCGGCGAAATCTGGCCACCGCATAACATTGAATATTTCCTATCCGAAATCTACCGGTCCAGCCGTGAAAATCCCAAAGGCATCCCCGCGCCTTTTGACGCTGCATATTTGCTGTGGAAATATAAGACTGAGTTTGATATGCTGGGCATTCCGGCTTTTGTGAAGAAGGTGATTTTTCCTGTGGTGTTGTTTGTGGGGAGGTTGCGGGGGTTGGATGGGAGGTTTAAGGATGCGCCGGAGGCGGTTTGA
- a CDS encoding TetR/AcrR family transcriptional regulator — protein sequence MNATEEKIIKRALEIFNLKGIEYAGMRELAADLGMRIGNLTYYFPTKDDLVFRLSETYSESNSQIHQDFPVGSLYDFLKMSELLFKNGLKYQCLHLSMVHLMEQNSKMAEKYEGIRDARYTGLYRDMQLLEDNKYLKFSSEDDKLLIISSNSLQNRFWLSEAVLTEKRQNLGSQMNHYLRMKAHLFKSYATKKGLNDIELFLQELG from the coding sequence ATGAATGCAACGGAGGAGAAAATTATTAAACGGGCATTAGAGATATTTAACCTTAAAGGCATCGAGTACGCCGGAATGCGTGAATTGGCCGCAGATCTGGGCATGCGGATCGGAAATTTGACTTACTATTTCCCGACGAAGGACGATCTGGTTTTCAGGCTTAGCGAAACCTATTCTGAATCTAACTCACAAATTCACCAAGATTTTCCGGTGGGAAGCCTATATGATTTTCTTAAAATGAGTGAGCTCCTGTTCAAAAACGGACTGAAATATCAGTGCCTGCATTTAAGTATGGTCCATTTGATGGAGCAAAATTCGAAAATGGCAGAGAAATATGAGGGAATAAGGGACGCCCGCTACACCGGATTGTACCGGGATATGCAGCTTTTAGAAGATAACAAATACCTGAAATTTAGTTCGGAGGACGATAAGCTGCTCATTATTTCCAGTAACAGCCTCCAAAACAGATTCTGGCTTTCGGAAGCTGTGTTAACAGAAAAACGCCAGAATCTGGGAAGTCAAATGAATCACTATCTGCGCATGAAAGCACATTTGTTCAAATCCTATGCAACCAAAAAGGGACTGAACGATATCGAGCTGTTTTTACAAGAACTGGGCTGA